The Vigna unguiculata cultivar IT97K-499-35 chromosome 11, ASM411807v1, whole genome shotgun sequence genomic sequence TCCGAAGGATTTACCGACGAAATCTTCCTTCGATAACCTTTACCGACGGATGCTGGCCGTCAGAAATTACTGACAGATGATGttcgtcggtaattaccaacGGATTATTCCTTCGGTAATTACCGATAGACGTCATTCATCGGTAAATATTGGCCTTTTACCGACGAAATTTTGCCCGTCGCATTTCTGTCTGTAAAACTacattaccgacgaatttttgGCTTTACGGACAGAATATGACCGTCGGTaattactgttttttttttgtagtgcaagtttttgtaaacaaaacatacctgattatgaacaaaataCATTGTAGTGAACCTTCCTAAGGTTATTCTGGCAGGCACAGGGACAAAGGTATCCATGGAGGGTGAAGGAGAGGTATCCATGGAGGGTGAAGGGAAGTGACTGTTCTACTTTGGATACTCAACAATTTTATACATAGCAAAACACTGTTTCAAATTCTAATTACTTTacgaataaaatatatttctttaatgCTTTCATAtctatttattacaaattaaatatataaaaaaattataaattaacaattaaaaattaagaataaatataGAACATTAAAGGTTTATTAAAagttagaaatttaaaaataatacaaattggAAGTTTAAAGagtcatataaaaaattgagaaaataaaatattaaaaacaatataatgtaaattttttaaaaactaaaaagattacaaattaaaaaaaaatacaatttggaAGTTTAAAGAGCAATATCAAAAattgagtaaaataaaatattaaaaaatatataatgtaaactttttaaaaaataaaaagataaaaatattagaaatttatagaaaaaaaaatcaaattaatagttgaaagaataatacaaaaaatttaaacacatacaataataaagaaattatatttattaaaaatttcaaatattacacattagtaaaaataaatctttttaaaaaaatacaaatattacaaatcattaaaataaaaataaaaattagaaattcaacgactaataaaaaaataaaaaataattatacaaataaaaggCATAAAAAGTCTAAATGAATTTCATCTTTTGTCTTGGTCAATTAGTCACTAAAGAATCAAACAacaatagaaatagaaaataatcaataaatgcCAGTTTTTTATTCAgtgattacaaaaaaaatattacaaataaatttcttccaaaaaatgaaataaattaattgatggAGTAAACTTTCAATGAATGTcgaattttattttggttaattagaattagaattaaaaaatttattatgttcagaaattatttttaaataataaaagataaataaaaaaattatcattttattacaatgttaataaaaagaataacttataaattaaaaaaaaaaatcattttattacaatgttaataaaaaaatgatcattttattatcatttgaaaatctgaaataagttatatatgttgtgcAACAAAAAATGTAGTCAAAAGATGCACTATAGAGCAAAACTTAATCTCTTTGATGTAGCTAGCATGATAGTGTAGTTGACACAAAAAAATAAgatcaacaaattaaatttaagctAGCAACATATCAACacacataacaaaaaataatagtacATGTATGtaacatgaaatatatttttacgaATATTGATTGCTAAGATTGAAATGTAAACAAATACTAAAAgacaaaaatctttaaaaaaaaagtacacaTACAATAAACTTGCTTTCATTTAGGTACCACGATTATAGTGTtgacaatataaaataagtctcactgaaaaataattatggATTCAACTTGAGCAATAAGTAAAAtacttcataaataaataaaaagaaatttgaaatgaatgttttaaaaattaaaacaactaaagaacaaaacaaattatagCTAGCATGATAGTGTAgttgacaaaataaataatatcaacacATTCAGATTCAGCTAGCAAAATATAACGATGTTCACAAATCAACagaaaacaaaagataaataCTATATGTAacctgaaaaatatttttacgaaTAATTGATTGATAACATTGAAATGTAAACAAATGCTGAAAgactaaaatcttttaaaacaaaatacaaatacaatACACTTCCTTTGATGTAGCTAGCATGATTATGGTGttgataatagaaaataatatcaacacaGTTTGACTCTACTAGCAAATTGTGAATGCACAAATAAAAAGTCAATCCTGTTCAGCAATAAGTAATAtagttcataaataaataaatagaaacttcaagtcaatgttttgaaaatgataaCTTAAGAACAACAAAACATATTGGTTATGAGTATCAGCAAAtgttttccaaaaaataaaacataaccaagataaaaacacaaataaagtcTAGTACAATTTTCATTCACTTTTCAATCTTGAtgttcttcttcaacatctttACTGGGATCTTCTTGTTTTCTTGAACCGCAGATCGATTCTGCCTTTTAATTGCTAGGACACGTGCTTTGGTAGCCAAATCAAAGCTAAGATTCTCCAAATGAGATGACTCTTTCTGGGTtaactcatcattttcaacatcAATTACTGGTTGATTGACCAAAGCTTCCTCTGTAGAAACAGGGCTTGATCCTATAGTGTTCAAATGATCACTTAGAGCCTCAACATCATTTGATTCTTCAGTGAATTTGATCagcaaattctaaaaataaacttGAAAGAGTTAGCATATAAAAAcatttagaaaaagaagtatAGTTGTAATATTAGCATACCTCTGCAATGGTATCAAGTGCCATCTCATTTATAATCTGCTTAAGTttactttcttcttcatttctaGAGTATACATcctaacaaatatattaaagtcaaaaaatagtaaaattaaaaatacatatatgaaAAGACCTAAACAGAAATAAATCAGATCTTACCAAATCACTAAAGCTTTCAATGATTTTTTCATCCATGCAGACTTTTTTAACTCTGAATGATTGCTCAAATTTGCTATTATAATCATTCTTGCACTCAACTTTGAACAGATAGGTCTTATCAATGAGGACTTCAAACTCTTTAGGCAAGTTACCAGCAGTAGTGTACTAtgaaaagaagtagaaatgCAGATGATTGAACTTAATGAAAAAGAATTTGATCATGATTTATTTCACTATATAGGATACTTAACCTTGTCTTGTAAGTCAAGAATATCAGAGCATGATTTCTTCAACATTGCACTTGCATCACgatcaaatacaacaaaagttGTAGAATCAGTAGCATCAATTACACGAAGTCTAAGTTTAAACCTAAGcaaagaaaaatagaacattAGTGATTTATTCAAATACGTCTAttagtaaaattagtaaaattagagaaaaaagaattatgaagattaataatattaccTAGGTGTAACCTTAATGACATGTTTGTTACATTtctcacaaaaaaacattttggagTCAGGATAAACAACTTTGTTGCAGATACATGCTGTGTACCACCAATCATCATGATCTAGAACATGTTTGATAGTAGCCTTCACTACAAAAGTACTTTCCTGGAATCTTTGAGACCTTCAATTGAGCATCTAGGATGCAGCTTAATGAAATCTTCTTCTAAGCTAACTTTTGAAGACTGACCAAGTTGGGTAAGAGGTTGAGAAGGAGATTCAGTACCATCCCACatcctacaaaaaaaataggcaaattaaacgaaaataaaaaaatgcaaaatgtacttacatttttttcaacttggTATCATCTTCACCATCACAGTTAAAAATTATCCTCGTACAATTCATACAGTTTTGAATAGAAactttatctataaaatatataaagatgtcaaacaatttttaaaaaattactacatttgttaaaaatgtcaaaaagtTAGTTACCTTGGAAGATCTTGACTTTGCAATAATGTAAAACAATGACAACATATTGATCCTCTCCAGAGGCAAGAAATGCATTTaacatattaacatattgaCCAAATAAAGTACACTCCAGTCGATAACTATTGCATGATGTAAAATTTCGTTAGATAAGAATAatgttaaacataaaataaaagaagaacaaTACTCTTACCCATCATCAAATTCAATAAGAATGACATTCATCTTGGTCTTCTTACCACCTTTCTCTAACTCTCTCTTTGTTCCAACACTAGTAAACATTCCAATgacatctaaaaataaataaaacaatcaaaaaatataacatgaataaaaatttaaacgcaaagaagaaaaaaaaaattaatatacttaCTAACTAAGTAATCTATGTCAAAACCAGGTGCTTTGATGGTTGAAAAAGGGGTGTATGGAATACTAATATTGGGAACTAAGGTAGATTCTACCAAATTGACCTTGGTTCCAAATTAGAAGTTGATCTTATAGGTGTGATTTGTAGTTCTATAAGAACCACCATTACATGAAACACTAAAAGACTGAATGGAGTAAACCTTATCCTCTTTGATttcatattgaaatttgtatatCAATGTGTGTCTAAGAGACGCATGGATTAGGACACCCTACAAAAGAAATTTCATATATCACATTATAATATAACATggtaactaaaaaaattaagaaaactaaaaaaatgacgGACGTTTATAGTATGGTATAGTACCTCTTTGTCTTGAAGAACAATCTCCATGGAAAATGGAGATTTTCCTTTTGTGTAATCTTCTACAAACCATAACCTTACCACTCTTGCAAAGCAGACATGGTGTAAAGAAAACGGAAAATTAGACAATAATGAAGAAAGGATGTTGTGGATAGATGTATTTGTAtagaacataaaaacataagaaTAGTCTGATATATTTGTAGAGATAATAAGTGAAAAGTAAAACCGTATGCATGTTGTGGTCTTGGTTAcacaaattcaataaaaatcaGGATAAGCAACTGTCAAACATATGAAGGggacaaaagaaagaaaaacaacttttatgAAATGCATACTATGGTTTGTTCAAACCAAAACCGTACCATACTCTGGTTTTGGTTTCCCAAAAAGAGTAAAATGTGGGAAAAGCAAATGGTCAAATATATGAAGaacagagaaaaaaacaaaagctcTTTTTCACAAAGCTCAATGTTGtggaataaaaggaaaatatggcAGACagcaaatgaaaaataaaagctGCAGGACatttaaaaggaaataaagatATTGTTGGAAGGTTTCAAGAAAAGGAAATATGAAgacaacaaagaagaaaaacgaAAGAAGACAAACAAAACTATGAAGAGATGACAAAGCTGAAAATGGAAAGAAGTAACATGATGTAGTCATGTAGCTGCATCGAagataaaggaaagaaaagaccTAATGCTAATTAACTGAGGACTCCAACATAAAATATGGCTAAAcctacatataaaaaaattcatcataagcttacaaataaattataaggttacaaatcaaaactaaaatgatATCATATGCATAAAAAACATTACTTCCTCTGCATTGAATTTAAACACTGACTGAGAAAACAGATCCACCTTGGGTTGCAATGAAGAAAACTGAGcaattccttttaaaaaaatcaaaaaacaaaaatcaaacataatcttaaaaactaattatgaTTTAATACCATTACATCTGATACAAtacaacaacatcaacaaccAAGAAATCAACAACCACTGATAATAAaacatgaacaaaataaattgagatgaaaataatatcaatgcatatcaaaattaaaaataataatcattgtTCCAACTTGAACAGAACTTAGTGAGTTCCAATGACTTCCAACTTCAGACTAAACTCATGACTGTCATTTGGAGACATCCTGTATATCAATCTTCAAAACCTACAAAATAGGTAatcaataaaaatgttaaataatccTGTAAAAATGAATAGACAGTGAAGGCAAAACCAAAACCTGGTCGCagaaaacctaaaaaatatgaaatcagcctgtaaaaacaaaaaaattagcatcgaaaaataaaacaacaaaaacagaaaaagataCAAATAAACCCTAtaaaaaattagcaaaaaaTGATCGGAGATGATCGGAGAAACCATAAAAATGTGAAATCAGCCTAGTAGTCGAAAATGATGAAAAACCAAGAACTGATACGAAAAAAcctaaaaaagaataaaaaaatgaaaaaaaattatcagagAGGATCAAAGATGATAGAAAAAACAGAAGAGTAAACGTtgaaggaaaaaacaaaaaatgatcggaagaaacataaaaaaaccaTTAAAACAAAACGAATACATGATCGGAGAGAAGAgtaaatgatagaaaaaacataaatagtaAACGGTGAAGGCAAAACCAAAAACTAATCGGGAAAAACctaaaaaaaccataaaaacaaAACGAAAACATGATCGGAGATGATAGGAAAAACATAAAGAGTAAACGGTAAGGGCAAAACCAAAAACTAATCGGGAAAAACctaaaaaaaccataaaaacaaaacaaaaacatgatcAGATATGATAGACAAAACATAAAGAGTAAACGGTGAAGgcaaaaacaaaaactcattggataaaacctaaaaaaactataaaaaaaaatgaaaacatgatCAGAGATGATAGGAAAAACATAAAGAGTAAACGGTGAAGgcaaaaacaaaaactcatcggataaaacctaaaaaaaccataaatataaaacgaaaaaatgataggagatgagagaaaaaaacatGAAGAGGAAAAGGTGAAGGCAAAACCACAAAATGATCGGAAAAAGTAGCGTAAAAGAAAGTAGGAAAGTAGCGTGACGACAGAGAGAGATAGTGAGAGAAGAGTGTTGACGACAGAGAGTGAGAGAAGAGTTGTTAGGGTTACGGTAGAGAAAGAGAGTGAGAGAAGAGTGTTGATGGCAGAGAGTGAGAGAAGAGTTGTTAGGGTTAGGATAGAGAGAGACAATGAGAGAAGAGTGTTGACGGCAGAGAGTGAGAGAATAGTGGAGTGTGAAGGAATTAGGGTTTAGAAGATGAGTAACACGTGTAATCGCGAGACTGTGCCACTTGTCAATCAAAGAGAGTGTTACAAAATGCTATTTTGAgttaattttgtgtgttttgcTTTTTGTGGGTCATTTAAAAAGTTGCCTTTTGTGCTACCTtgaattgtattattaatagaTTCCTCTGACAGGTTCTCCTCTTctcaacaaaatattttctctgcTCCAAAGATTGCACCACAACCCTTACACTAAAGTTCACTATTTCTTTCTATTTCTCATTAATTTTCCTAGCAGAAAGATGACTCATGGTTTTCTTTCTAGGTCCACTTATAAAATTTACAGACCACTCTCACATAACGAAACTCACGTTGATGACCTTTGCACTTTCTTAATCCAacataacaaattattattttttttcttttcttcttgaCTTAACATCTTTTCTcattctaaaactaaaataccattaaataaaaaaaactaataaataaattactatttCTTAATTCAGCCACATAAATCTTCATCAATGACCCATAATGTGCTTTTATTATCTTTTCCTATGACTAGATACAACGAATATGCTCTCAACACTTTCTCTTcccaaaaataacataaaacaccaaaaaattaatatagttttgCTCTAAAAGGTTCAAACTCACCACTGCCAAGTTCTAAACAAGCActccaaacaaacaaattacCACATTCATTTTGTTATTTACATAcacaacaaacattaaaaatatttaccacACGATT encodes the following:
- the LOC114170253 gene encoding uncharacterized protein LOC114170253 translates to MNPIICVASIIAARLAVGLASIGLDVGQGTTVAQAVEGIVRQPEAERKIQGVLIHASLRHTLIYKFQYEIKEDKVYSIQSFSVSYVIGMFTSVGTKRELEKGGKKTKMNVILIEFDDGMWDGTESPSQPLTQLGQSSKVSLEEDFIKLHPRCSIEGLKDSRKHVSATKLFILTPKCFFVRNVTNMSLRFKLRLRVIDATDSTTFVVFDRDASAMLKKSCSDILDLQDKYTTAGNLPKEFEVLIDKTYLFKVECKNDYNSKFEQSFRVKKVCMDEKIIESFSDLDVYSRNEEESKLKQIINEMALDTIAENLLIKFTEESNDVEALSDHLNTIGSSPVSTEEALVNQPVIDVENDELTQKESSHLENLSFDLATKARVLAIKRQNRSAVQENKKIPVKMLKKNIKIEK